The stretch of DNA GCCGCTGCCCACCGAGGACGCGGCCGTGCTGTTCGCCGACCGGGCGGCCGCGGGGCTCCCCGGCTTTGCCCTGGACGACGAGAACGAAGCCGACGTGGCGGAGCTCTGCCGCCGCCTCGACGGGATCCCGCTGGCCGTCGAGCTGGCGGCGGGAAGGCTGCGGGCACTCTCGCCCGCACAGCTCCTTGCCCGGCTCGACGACCGCTTCGCGCTGCTCACCGGGACGCGGCGCGATGTGCCGCCGCGGCATCAGACCCTGCGGACGGCCATCGGCTGGAGCCATGAGCTGTGCACGGCGAGCGAGCGCCTGCTGTGGTCGCGGCTCTCGGTGTTCTGCGGGCCTTTCGACCTGGAGGCGGCCGAGTACATCTGCAGCGGCGACGGACTGCACTCCGACGACGTACTCGACGTACTGGGCGAGCTGCTCGCGCAGTCCGTCGTGACCCGCGAGGAGGGGCCGACGGGCGTCCGCTACCGCATGCTCGACACGGTCCGCGCGTACGGCGCCGACTGGCTGGAGGCGACCGGCGACGCCGCGCGGATGCGGCGCAGGCACCGCGACTGGTACATGGGCCTCGCCACCTGGTGCGAGCTGGACTGGTTCTCGCCGCGCCAGGCGCGGGTCGCCGAGCTCGTCGACTGCGAACTGCCCAATCTGCGGGGCGCGTTGGAGTACTGCCTGACCGAGCCGGACGAGACGCATCTGGGCCAGTATCTGGCGGGCAGCCTGTGGTTCTACTGGGTGGGCTGCGGGCGGCTCGCGGAGGGGCGGCACTGGCTCGACCGCGCCCTCGAACTGGACGGCGGCCACGACGAATCGCGCCTCAAGGCGCTGTGGGTGCTCGGCTACGTCGCGGTCCTCCAGGGCGACACGGTCGCCGCGCTCGCCGCTCTGCAGGAGTGCAAGGACGAGGCGGAACGTACCGGCAGCGCCATCGCGACCGCGTACGCGGTACACCGCATCGGCTGCCTCGCGCTCCTCGCCGATGACATGGAGCGCGCCGAAACCTTGCTGCGCTCGGCTCTCGAGCAGTACCGCGAGATCGGCGAGCTGAACAGCAACGTCCTGATGGGCCAGGTCGAGCTGGCGATGGCCCTGGCCTTCCGCGGGGAGCTCGCCGACGCGGTGGAGCTCTGCGAGGACGTACGCCAGGTCTGCGAGGACCACGGCGAGCGCTGGGCTCTCGCGTACGCGCTCTATGTCCTCGGCTTCGCGGCCTGGACGCGCGGCGAGGCGGAGACGGCCCGTGACCTGGTCATGCGGTGCCTGGCGCTCGACCACGCCTTCCACGATCTGCTCGGTACGGTGCTCGCGATCGAGCTGCTCGCCCTGTTCACCGCGGTGGAGGGCGACCCGGCCGAGGCCGCCGTCCTACAGGGCGCCGCGTCCCGCATCTGGCCTTCGGTGGGCCTCCCGCTGTTCGGCTCCGGGAACTTCGGCGGGCCGCACGCGCTGTGCGAGTCGCAGGCCCGCGAGCAGCTGGGCGACGCGCGGTACGAGGAGTGCGTGGCCGTCGGGGCCCGTCTCGCCCCGGACGCGGCGGTGTCCCGTGCCCTGGGCACGGGCTCCAGGAGCAACGCAACAACCCGCCGCCTGCCCCACCACGAAGGGAGGGCGGGCGACGGGCTGAAGCAGGGAGAGCTACGTCCGGGTCAGCGGGCGTAGTACTCGACGACGAGCTGCTCGTCGCAGATCACGGGGATCTCCTTGCGGTTCGGGTCACGGTCCAGACGGAAGGCCAGGGCCTTCAGGTTGACCTGGAGGTAACGCGGGATCTCGCCGTCGGGGGCGAAGCCGCCCTCACGGGAGACCTGGAACAGCGGCTTCTCGCGGCTGCGCTCGCGGACCATCACGACGTCGTCGGGACGGACGCGGAACGACGGCTTGTCGACCTTGCCGCCGTTGACCTCGATGTGGCCGTGGCTGACCATCTGACGGGCCTGGTAGATCGTGCGGGCGATGCCCGAACGCAGGATCAGGGCGTCGAGACGGCGCTCGAGCTCGATGACCAGGGCCTCGCCGGTCTTGCCTTCGGCCTTCTTGGCGCGGTCGTAGGCACGGGCCATCTGCTTCTCGCTGATGTCGTACTGCGCGCGCAGACGCTGCTTCTCGAGCAGACGGACCTTGTAGTCCGAGTTCTGCTTGCGCCCACGGCCGTGCTCGCCCGGCGGGTAGGGGCGGGCCTCGAAGTACTTGACGGCCTTCGGGGTCAGCGCGATGCCGAGGGCACGCGACTTCTTGACCTTGGGGCGGGACTGGTTCGGCATGAACCAACCTCTCTGTTCTCTGTGAAATCGGCTTCACCAGGGTTAGGGGAGGTCGCAATCCGCAGCCTGGGAAACCCATCGGATCCGGTGGTTCTGGATCCGGCGGGCAGCCGCTCCCTGGTCTGGGCACTATGTGCAGCACGCGAGTGGCCCACCGACCGCTTCCCGGAGTACGAGATGGTGGTGGGCTGCCCGCGACACCTTCGACGGTGCGCGACGCTCCTGGAGATCCCTGGACGGTGAGGTCCGGGGCTCCGGCTGGATGTCCCGTTCTGGTGGTGCCGGTACGAGACCGGACACGGGACGCAGCACTTCGGGCAAGTGTACCGGGTGACGAGGGGTGCCTCAGCCGCGGGCCGGGATGGGCCGCGAAGGGGTGGGGCTACTCGCCCTTGAGGCGCTCACGCACCCGCTCGACCACGTCGGCGTACCTCGCCTCGGCTCCATAGCGCGTGGGTTGGTAGTAACGCTTGGCCGCGACGGTGTCCGGTGCGTACTGCTGGGCCGCGATCGCGCCCGGCACGTCGTGCGGATACACATACCCCTGGGCGTGGCCGAGCTTGGCCGCTCCCTTGTAGTGGCCGTCGCGCAGGTGGGGCGGGACGGGGCCCGCGAGGCCCGCGCGGACGTCCGCCTGGGCGGACTGGATGGCGATCGTCGCGGCGTTCGACTTCGGGGCGAGGGCGAGGGCGATCGTCGCGTGGCTGAGGGTGAGCGCGGCCTCCGGGAAGCCGATCATCGCGACGGCCTGGGCGGCTGCGACCGCCGTGGGCAGCGCCGTGGGGTCGGCGAGGCCGATGTCCTCGCTCGCGGAGATCATCAGCCGGCGGGCGATGAAGCGGGGGTCCTCGCCCGCCTCGATCATCCGGGCCAGGTAGTGCAGGGCCGCGTCCACGTCCGACCCGCGGATGGACTTGATCAGGGCGCTCGCGACGTCGTAGTGCTGGTCGCCGTCACGGTCGTACTTCACGGCGGCGCGGTCGACCGACTCCTCCAGGGTCTGGAGGGTGATCGTCTTCTCCCCCTTGGCGAGCGCCGAGCCCGCGCCGGCCTCCAGGGCGGTGAGCGCGCGCCGGGCGTCGCCGCCGGAGATCCGCAGGAGATGCTCCTCGGTGTCCTCGGGCAGCTCCACGGCGCCGCCAAGGCCCCGCTCCTCGGTGAGCGCCCGGCGCAGCAGGCCGCGCAGGTCGTCGTCCGTGAGCGGTTCGAGCGTGAGGAGGAGCGAGCGGGACAGGAGCGGGGAGATGATCGAGAAGTACGGATTCTCGGTCGTCGCCGCGATGAGCGTCACCCAGCGGTTCTCGACGGCGGGCAGCAGGGAGTCCTGCTGGGCCTTGCTGAAGCGGTGGATCTCGTCCAGGAAGAGGACGGTCTCCTTGCCGTGGCCGCCCATCGCACGCCGGGCTCCCTCGATGACCGCGCGGACTTCCTTGACGCCCGCGGTGATCGCGGAGAGCTCCACGAAGCGCTTGTTCGTGGCCTTCGAGACCACGTACGCAAGGGTTGTCTTGCCGATGCCCGGCGGTCCCCACAGGAACACCGACGAGGGGCCCGCCGGTCCTCCGCCGCCCTCGCCGACCAGCCTCCGCAGGGGCGAGCCCTGCTTCAGCAGATGCTGCTGGCCGACGACTTCTTCGAGGGTGCGCGGGCGCATCCGGACGGCCAGGGGACTCGTCGAAGGGTCCTTCTCCTGGCGGTCCTCGGCAGCTGCGGTGAACAGGTCGGGCTCCACGTTCGGAACCCTACGTCAGCCCACTGACAACGCCGTCGCCGCTGCCGGTCCCGCCCACGCCACCAGCGCTGTCAGCTGGTCCAGAAGTCCCACCAGCGCGTGAGGATCAGCATGCCGATGATGCCGACGTGCAGCACCGGAAGCACCCAGGTGAACTCACTGAAGAACGTCCGCAGCCAGGCGGGAGCGGGCAGGAAACCCTTGCGGACGTTGAACGACGTGACGTACCAGAACATGATGATCGTGGCGACCCAGGCCAGGCAGCACCACAGGCACAGCGAGTTGATCTCGTACAGCGACTGGTACTGGAGCCAGGTGCAGAAGCCGACCCCGAAGAGCATGCCCGCGTTCAGCGTCAGCCAGTACCAGCGCGGGAAGCGCGCACGGCCCAGCAGGCTCATGCCGACACAGATCACTGCCGCGTACGCGGCCAGGCCCAGCATCGGGTTCGGGAAGCCGAACACCGATGCCTGGTCGCTCGTCATGATGTTGCCGCAGGAGACCACCGGATTGAGGCTGCAGCCCGGCGTGAAGTCCGGGTCCTCAAGGAGCTTGAACTTGTCCAGCGTGATGACCCACGCCGCGAGCAGACCCGCCGCACCCGTGATCACCAGAAGCAGCGCGAACGCACGGCTCCCACCGACACTGCGTGGCGCGTCCGCGTCCGTTCCCCCGTGATCGTGATCGTGCTCGGAGGGGCGGCTTTCGCTTGCCGGGGTCGTCTTGCTCATCACGCCGTTCCGTCGCTTGTGGTGGCCTGCGGGCACGGACATTGTGCCGCACGCGCGCGGGTGTCCACCGTTCGATGGACATAAGGAGGTACGCGCGGAGGTCCCGGAGCGTTCGGTTGGCCGGAACGCTCTACGGCATGACAGCAGACGACGGCACGACGGCGGCCAGAGGCGAACTCGCGGTGGACGTTCGAGGGCTGCGCAAGCGATACGGCGATGTGACGGCGGTCGACGGCATCGACCTGGCCATCCGGCACGGCGAGGTCTTCGGCATCCTCGGCCCCAACGGCGCGGGCAAGAGCACCACGGTGGAGATCCTCCAGGGCAACCGCGCCAGGGACGGCGGCGAAGTCGCCGTACTCGGCGCCGACCCCGCGTCCGCAGGGCGTGCGTGGCGCTCGCGCGTGGGGATCGTCTGGCAGGACGAGTCGGCGCCCGCCGAGTTGACGGTGCGCGAGACAGTACGTCAGTTCGCCCGCTACTACCCGAAGCCCCGCGCCCCCGAAGACGTCATCTCGCTCGTCGGCCTCGAGGAGAAGGCGGCGAGCCGCGTCAAGGGCCTCTCCGGCGGCCAGCGCCGCCGCCTCGACGTGGCACTCGGCGTCATCGGCGACCCCGCGCTCCTGCTCCTGGACGAGCCGACGACGGGCTTCGACCCGGCCGCGCGGCGCCAGTTCTGGGGCCTGATCCGCAGGCTCGCCGACGAGGGCACCACCATCGTGCTCACCACGCACTACCTGGAGGAGGCCGAGGCGCTCGCGCACCGCCTCGCGGTGATCGCCGACGGCCGGGTGGTCGCCGAGGGCGAGCCCTCGGCCCTGCGCCACCGCCACGGCGCCGAGGCCACCGTCGAGTGGACCGACCTGGACGGGACCCCGCGCGGCGAGCGCACCGGCACCCCGACGCGGACCGTCGCCGAACTGATGGCCCGGTTCGACGGGGAGATCCCGGGGCTGCGCATCAGCCGTCCCTCCCTCGAAGACGTGTATCTGCGGCTCACCGGACAGGAAGGCGGTGCGCGATGACATCTACCGCGACCTCCATGGGCGTACGTCTCTCCGAGCAGGTCCCTCAGCGGCTGCCCTCGGCCTGGGCGCTCGGTCTGCACCAGGGCGCGATGGAGCTGAGGCAGTTCTTCCGGCTGCGCGAGCAGGTGGTCTTCACCTTCGCCTTCCCCATCGTCTTCCTCTTCCTCTTCGCGTCGATCTTCAGCAACGACGTGGAGGGCGCGGACATCACGGCGTCGCAGCTCTACGTGGCCGCGATGATCGCCGCGGGCGTCATGTCCACCAGCTTCCAGTCGCTCGGCATCTCCATCGCGATCGAGCGCGACGAGAAGGTGCTGCGGCGTCTGCGCGGGACGCCGATGCCGCCCGCCGCGTACTTCCTCGGCAAGATCTGGCTCGTCCTGGTCACCGGACTCCTGGAGACCGTCGCCCTGCTGCTCGTCGGCGTGACACTCTTCGACGTCGATCTGCCCACGAGCGCGGGCAAGTGGCTCACCTTCGGCTGGGTCTTCGTCCTCGGCCTCACCGGCTGCGCGCTGCTCGGCATCGCGATCAGCAGCGTCCCGAAGTCCGGACGCAGCGCGAACTCGGTGGTCGTACTCCCGTTCCTGGTGCTGCAGTTCATCTCCGGCGTCTACATCGCCATCGACACGATCCCCGACTGGATGCTGAACATGGGCGCGCTCTTCCCGCTGAAGTGGATGTGCCAGGGCTTCCGCGGGGTGTTCCTGCCCGAGTCGGCGAACGTCCTGGAACAGACGGGGAGTTGGGAGTACGGCCGCATCGCCCTGGTGCTCGGTGCCTGGTGCGTCGGAGGATTGGTGCTGTGTCTGCTGACCTTCCGGTGGAAGAACCGGCGCGAGGGATGAGCAAGGCGGCCGGACCGCGCGACGCGCACATCTGGCTGCGCACGTTCCGCCTCTGGGACTCGTACTTCGCCGTGGTGTGGGTGGCCACCCTGGTCTTCGTGCTCGGCACGGCGGAGCCGGGGTGGCCCGTCCGGCTCACCACCGCGGGGCTGCTGCTGCTCCTGGCCCCCTGGTACGTGGGGTTCGGGCGCGGCGTCCTCATGGAGGAGGGCACCGACGAGCGCCGGGCGTTGATCTACGTCGCGGGCGCCGTCGTACTGTTCCTGCCACCGGGTGTGCTGATCGGCGAGACCCGCCTGATGACCTTCGCACTCATCCCGCAGTGCTTCATCTGTCTGCGGATGCGCTGGGCGATCGCGGGGGTCACCGTCATCAACTTCGCACCCGTGGCGGGCTGGGCGCTGCTGTGGCGGCCCTCGCCGCAGGACCTCTTCTACAACTCGGTGTTCGCCGTGGTGACGCTGGTCTTCTCGGTGGCGATGGGCAGCTGGGCCGTCCGCATCATCGAGCAGAGCCTCGAACGGGCCGAGCTCATCGCCGAGCTGGAGGCCAGCCGCGAGGAGGTCGCCCGGCTCTCCGCCGAGCGCGGCGCTCTCACGGAGCGCGAGCGCATGTCGCGCGAGATCCACGACACCCTCGCGCAGGGCTTCACCAGCGTCCTCATGCTCGTCCAGGCCGTCGACGCGGAGCTGGAGCGCGACGTTCCCGCCGCCCGCCGCCACCTGGGTCTTATGGAGGCGACGGCCCGGCAGAACCTCGCCGAGGCGCGGGCCCTGGTAGCGGGGCGCGCGCCCGCCGACCTGGACGGCGGTTCGCTCCCGGACGCCTTGCGGCGCCTGGCGTCCCGGCACGAGGCCGAGGTCTCCGTGACAGGTGAGGTGCGCCCGCTGCCGCCAGGCCTCGAAGTGGTGGCCCTGCGCTCCTGCCAGGAGGCCCTCACCAACGTACGCAGGCACGCCGGGCCCGGTGCGTCGGCGAGCGTCGCCCTGGCCTACGCGCCGGGCTCGCTCACCCTGGCGGTGCGGGACACGGGGCGCGGCTTCGACCCCGGCGTGCCGCGGCAGGGGTACGGCCTGCCGGGGCTGCGCGCACGGGCCGCCGAGTTCAGGGGCACCGCAGAGGTGACCAGTGGCCCCGGCGACGGCACGACCGTCACCGTCCTGCTGCCGATCCCCGAGAGGAGCGCTCCGTGATCCGCATCGTGCTGGCCGACGACCATCCCGTCGTGCGCGAGGGGCTGCGCGCCATGCTGAGCGCCGAGCCGGATCTGGACGTGGTCGCGGAAGCGTCCAGCGGGCCCCGGGCGGAGGCGCTGGCCGCCGAACTGCGGCCGGACATCGTCCTGATGGACCTGCGGATGCCCGGCGGTGGCGGAGCCGACTCGATCGAGCGGATGGCGGCTGGGGGGCTGCCCTGCCGGGTCATCGTGCTCACGACGTACGAGACCGACCGCGACATTCTGCGGGCCGTGGAGGCGGGCGCGGCGGGCTATCTGCTCAAGGACCTGGCGCGGGGAGAACTGGCCGAGGCGGTGCGGGCCGCTGCCCGCGGGGAGACGGTCCTGGCCCCCTCGGTGGCGGCCCGCTTGGTGGACCAGCTGCGGAATCGCCCGGAGCGGCCTCGGCTTTCGGAGCGCGAGACGGCGGTGCTTCGGCTGGTCGCCGACGGGTGCACGAACGCCGAGATCGGGCGCCGACTGCACGTCGCCGAGTCGACCGTGAAGACGCATCTGCTGCGGGTCTTCGGGAAGCTGGGGGTGGACGACCGGACGGCGGCGGTCACGACTGCGATGCGGTGTGGGTTGCTGGACTGAGATTCTCGCCCCACGCCGGAGGGGCTGGATTTCCAGCCCGTCCGGCGTTTGAGGACGAGGCCGTTCAGGCCGATACGGGGGTCTGGGGGCGGAGCCCCCAGGTACGGGACGGGTAGGGGCGGAGGGGGCGAAAAAGCCGCCCCTGGGTCAGCTCAGCCGGGCCTTCAGCTCGCCCACCAGCTCGTCCACCGCGATCGCCGCCTGCTCCCCGGACTCCATGTCCTTCAGCTGCACAACGCCCTCGGCGA from Streptomyces sp. BA2 encodes:
- a CDS encoding ATP-binding protein; this encodes MRRDQGTGNGRHDSPARQPRPGNLPLELNAFVGRADELASLTAALEAGRLVTVTGVGGVGKSRLAVRAACGAAPGDGAWLVELAGVRDADLVEHAVAEALRLTDHTHRTPREVLLDHLAEREVLLVVDGFEHLVEACASLVGDLLHHSPGLRVLAVGRRPLDTCGERIFPLAPLPTEDAAVLFADRAAAGLPGFALDDENEADVAELCRRLDGIPLAVELAAGRLRALSPAQLLARLDDRFALLTGTRRDVPPRHQTLRTAIGWSHELCTASERLLWSRLSVFCGPFDLEAAEYICSGDGLHSDDVLDVLGELLAQSVVTREEGPTGVRYRMLDTVRAYGADWLEATGDAARMRRRHRDWYMGLATWCELDWFSPRQARVAELVDCELPNLRGALEYCLTEPDETHLGQYLAGSLWFYWVGCGRLAEGRHWLDRALELDGGHDESRLKALWVLGYVAVLQGDTVAALAALQECKDEAERTGSAIATAYAVHRIGCLALLADDMERAETLLRSALEQYREIGELNSNVLMGQVELAMALAFRGELADAVELCEDVRQVCEDHGERWALAYALYVLGFAAWTRGEAETARDLVMRCLALDHAFHDLLGTVLAIELLALFTAVEGDPAEAAVLQGAASRIWPSVGLPLFGSGNFGGPHALCESQAREQLGDARYEECVAVGARLAPDAAVSRALGTGSRSNATTRRLPHHEGRAGDGLKQGELRPGQRA
- the rpsD gene encoding 30S ribosomal protein S4; this encodes MPNQSRPKVKKSRALGIALTPKAVKYFEARPYPPGEHGRGRKQNSDYKVRLLEKQRLRAQYDISEKQMARAYDRAKKAEGKTGEALVIELERRLDALILRSGIARTIYQARQMVSHGHIEVNGGKVDKPSFRVRPDDVVMVRERSREKPLFQVSREGGFAPDGEIPRYLQVNLKALAFRLDRDPNRKEIPVICDEQLVVEYYAR
- a CDS encoding AAA family ATPase; this encodes MEPDLFTAAAEDRQEKDPSTSPLAVRMRPRTLEEVVGQQHLLKQGSPLRRLVGEGGGGPAGPSSVFLWGPPGIGKTTLAYVVSKATNKRFVELSAITAGVKEVRAVIEGARRAMGGHGKETVLFLDEIHRFSKAQQDSLLPAVENRWVTLIAATTENPYFSIISPLLSRSLLLTLEPLTDDDLRGLLRRALTEERGLGGAVELPEDTEEHLLRISGGDARRALTALEAGAGSALAKGEKTITLQTLEESVDRAAVKYDRDGDQHYDVASALIKSIRGSDVDAALHYLARMIEAGEDPRFIARRLMISASEDIGLADPTALPTAVAAAQAVAMIGFPEAALTLSHATIALALAPKSNAATIAIQSAQADVRAGLAGPVPPHLRDGHYKGAAKLGHAQGYVYPHDVPGAIAAQQYAPDTVAAKRYYQPTRYGAEARYADVVERVRERLKGE
- a CDS encoding vitamin K epoxide reductase family protein; translated protein: MSKTTPASESRPSEHDHDHGGTDADAPRSVGGSRAFALLLVITGAAGLLAAWVITLDKFKLLEDPDFTPGCSLNPVVSCGNIMTSDQASVFGFPNPMLGLAAYAAVICVGMSLLGRARFPRWYWLTLNAGMLFGVGFCTWLQYQSLYEINSLCLWCCLAWVATIIMFWYVTSFNVRKGFLPAPAWLRTFFSEFTWVLPVLHVGIIGMLILTRWWDFWTS
- a CDS encoding ABC transporter ATP-binding protein — translated: MTADDGTTAARGELAVDVRGLRKRYGDVTAVDGIDLAIRHGEVFGILGPNGAGKSTTVEILQGNRARDGGEVAVLGADPASAGRAWRSRVGIVWQDESAPAELTVRETVRQFARYYPKPRAPEDVISLVGLEEKAASRVKGLSGGQRRRLDVALGVIGDPALLLLDEPTTGFDPAARRQFWGLIRRLADEGTTIVLTTHYLEEAEALAHRLAVIADGRVVAEGEPSALRHRHGAEATVEWTDLDGTPRGERTGTPTRTVAELMARFDGEIPGLRISRPSLEDVYLRLTGQEGGAR
- a CDS encoding ABC transporter permease, which codes for MTSTATSMGVRLSEQVPQRLPSAWALGLHQGAMELRQFFRLREQVVFTFAFPIVFLFLFASIFSNDVEGADITASQLYVAAMIAAGVMSTSFQSLGISIAIERDEKVLRRLRGTPMPPAAYFLGKIWLVLVTGLLETVALLLVGVTLFDVDLPTSAGKWLTFGWVFVLGLTGCALLGIAISSVPKSGRSANSVVVLPFLVLQFISGVYIAIDTIPDWMLNMGALFPLKWMCQGFRGVFLPESANVLEQTGSWEYGRIALVLGAWCVGGLVLCLLTFRWKNRREG
- a CDS encoding sensor histidine kinase, yielding MSKAAGPRDAHIWLRTFRLWDSYFAVVWVATLVFVLGTAEPGWPVRLTTAGLLLLLAPWYVGFGRGVLMEEGTDERRALIYVAGAVVLFLPPGVLIGETRLMTFALIPQCFICLRMRWAIAGVTVINFAPVAGWALLWRPSPQDLFYNSVFAVVTLVFSVAMGSWAVRIIEQSLERAELIAELEASREEVARLSAERGALTERERMSREIHDTLAQGFTSVLMLVQAVDAELERDVPAARRHLGLMEATARQNLAEARALVAGRAPADLDGGSLPDALRRLASRHEAEVSVTGEVRPLPPGLEVVALRSCQEALTNVRRHAGPGASASVALAYAPGSLTLAVRDTGRGFDPGVPRQGYGLPGLRARAAEFRGTAEVTSGPGDGTTVTVLLPIPERSAP
- a CDS encoding response regulator, producing the protein MIRIVLADDHPVVREGLRAMLSAEPDLDVVAEASSGPRAEALAAELRPDIVLMDLRMPGGGGADSIERMAAGGLPCRVIVLTTYETDRDILRAVEAGAAGYLLKDLARGELAEAVRAAARGETVLAPSVAARLVDQLRNRPERPRLSERETAVLRLVADGCTNAEIGRRLHVAESTVKTHLLRVFGKLGVDDRTAAVTTAMRCGLLD